From the Desulfotomaculum sp. genome, the window ACTGCCTGGCAGAACCAGCAGAAGGAATTTGACGGTATACCGGCGCCAGTTATATATACAACCAACTGCATTATGCCGCCAAAATCTTCCTATGCGGACAGGATCTTCACCACTTCTGTGGTTGGCTATCCGGGAATCAAACATATAACTGAAAAAGACCATACAAAGGATTTTACACCGGTAATTGACAAGGCGCTTGAACTGGGCGGCTGGGATGAAGATAAAAAGCTGACGGGGATCAACGGCGGATCCGAACTGCTGACCGGGTTTGCCCGAAATACTGTGCTGGGCGCGGCGGATAAAGTGATTGAAGCGGTCAAAGCCGGCGCAATTAAGCATTTTTTCCTTGTGGGCGGCTGCGATGGCGCAAAGGCCGGCAGGAGCTACTATACCGAGTTTGTTAAAAAGGCTCCCGGCGATACAATCATCTTGACCCTTGCCTGCGGCAAATACCGTTTTAACGACCTTGACTTAGGTCAAATAGGCGGCTTCCCCCGCATTATGGATATGGGGCAGTGCAATGACGCGTACTCAGCGATCCGGGTTGCTATTGCTCTTGCCGATGCGTTCAAGTGCGGGGTCAATGATTTGCCGCTGACGTTCATGCTCTCCTGGTTTGAGCAGAAAGCCGTCTGCATACTGTTGACGCTCCTGTCGCTGGGCATAAAAAATATCTACCTTGGCCCGTCACTGCCGGCTTTTATCTCCCCCAATGTATTGAGTGTGTTGGTTGAGAAATTTGACATTAAGCCCATTAGCACACCTGAAGCAGATTTGAAAACGATTCTCGGTTAAAAGGCGTGGCAGAAAGGGACTTCTAAGAAAAAACTGCTGTAAGAAAGTCTTTCAGGCATTATGAAGTGCACCCCAAATGTTGGACAGATCTAATATTTGGGGGTGTACTTTTTTTAAAGGGGTTTATGAAAGCTCTACGAAGAGCTTTATTTCTTTTACAATTCCCTTTTCCACTTCAAAAGTTATAATCTTATATTCTGCCGCCTCCCCGCCGACCCGGTATGCGCAGTTATTGTCGTCAGTTCTGCCGTCCGGGATTTTTTCGATGCCTTTGTACACCTCTTTCAGCTGGGCCAGGATAGATCCGACAGTAATTCCCCTGGACGTCTGCAGTTTTGAGCTTGTTAGATCCACGCTCATGAGCCAGAACTCTTTGCCGTTATCTTTCGGCGAAAACAACTTTGCGACGAAGCCTTCATAAAAAAACCTTTCAACCGGTAAGCTATATCTTTGTCAGACCTTGCTTGCCAAAATTTCGAAGCGATAAGTTGTTATATAATCCTCACCGAAAGGATAATGGCTTTTGCAATCGGCGGAAAGGCTATTCAATATGCGAAAGATTTCCTGCTGTACGCTTTGGCTTGTTCCCATCCGCTCAAAATACTGCGGCAGCCTGTATTGTTCTTTGTAAAGGGCAGTGTGCTGAACAATCAGGGGCAAGTCCTCCAAAAACTGTTTCCACAAACGAGGCGAATAGGAGCACTGGTGCGAACTGTCTCTCAGTAGTTCGATGCGGTTGAATTCCTGCTCGGACTCATTCCCGTCGACTACCGAGCAGTCAAGAATATAAAACTTTCCTCCGTGTTTCAACACCCTGCACATTTCCCGAAGAGCCTTCTTGATTTCGAAAAAATGATGTGCAGCAAATCTTGAGGCAACAATATCAAATTGATCATCGGGGAAATTTAATTCATGTACATCCCCTATTCGAAATTCAATATTGCTCACGCCATTTTGCCTTGACATATCCTCTGCTTCCGCCAGCATCTCCCGGGTTATGTCAACTGCCGTTACTTTCCTGACGCAGCCGGCCAAAGCAACGGCTGTGTGTCCCCCGCCGATGGCAACATCCAGCGCCGAATCATCCGGAGAAGGATTCATAAGATTGATCATCCTTTCCAGATCCACCGGATTGCCGTGGTCAGAGCTGTACCTGTAATCCGAAGCTCTCTGTCCGAAGTTTTTGCGAACCTCATTCTGATTGCCCATCTAATATCCACCTTTCTTAATACAAGGGGACGGTTCTTAAAGTGTATTACATCCCCTACTTCCAAAGCAAAGCCATACTACCAGATAAAAGGATACCCCATTGTAAATCTATGTCTATGAGGTTAATAAATGAATTTCTAATATTCTTAACCCGTCTTTTATAATCTTAACTAACTCTTTAATTTCAACTTCATTCCAAACTTGAAGCAGAAGATTAATTTCCGAAGCAACGCACAGTTACAGGTTTGGAGTGAGGCAGGAAAATTACTCCCTGCCTCACTCTGTGTTCTACCTTCAGGCGCGGACAACCGGCAAAATAATTTCTGTAGCCAGTTGGTCCTCAGGTGTGTTTTTGGGGTCGTTGTAATAAACTTCTCTTATTGGATAGACGACCTTGTAACCGTTTTTGTTTACCCACTCAAATAAAGCTTCATATGCTTTTTCAAGAGTGTTATAAGGGCCTACGTGCATCACAGCCGCCGCTTCCCCAGCAGGAAGTATGTTGTTCGCCAGACTTTTATCGCTTACAGGCCAAGCTACTTCAAGATCTACTTCGTCCGGATTAAACTCCTCATTGTAATAAAGCACAGCCGGCGGACCAGCGCACATCCCCCCCTTAGAGGTAATTTCATCTTGTACTGAAAGAATAAGGGCAGGCAGTTCCTGCAGAAATGATGTCAGCGTCTTTCTCACAGAGCGTACGGATATTTCAAATAGATCCTTCAAGAAAATATCATAACCTTTACTTTCGGACAAATTTTCCACCTCCATTTTTTTTTGCAACCATTCCAGTTTTGCCAGTCTCTTATTGTAGAGATCTATTTGGTTCTGCAAGAACCCCCTGTGGGCCAACAACAGGGCCGTTGCCTCTTCCGGGGATGTCCGGCTGTCTATTAAAGTCCTGATTACTCTTAAAGGAATACCCATTCCCTTCATATGAGTAATCTTTTTGAATTGGACGACCTGTTCAATTGTTATGCTAATATACTGTTGCAAAAAAAGATAAAAGAAAGTTATATTAATCACAGGTAAGTTTGGACTATGTATAAATAAAACTATGGATTGAAGACCGTGTTTAAATGGATCAAAAAAAAGATTTGCATTAAAAAGGAGCGCCTATTTATGGATTATAAAACAACCGGGGTCTCTTCGTGGTATTATGACGAGCGAAAAAATGCCGGCGTGGATTATACTGATTCGAAAATCGCCGCTGAGTATGATATACAACACTCCAGGTTCCGTGACTTCGAAAAAGATGCCCGTTTGATCATGGAAAAGCTTGAATTGAAGCCGGAACATACGGTGATTGACTTCGGATGCGGAACCGGTGCGTTCGTAATTCCTACGGCCCGGTTATGCCGGAAGATATATGCGGTAGATATTTCGCAGGCTATGTTAAACCGGTGTCTGGAAAAAGCCCGGGCGGCTGGGCTAAGCAATATTGAGCCTCACTGCGCAGGTTTCCTGACCTATGAGCACAAAGAAGCCCCTGTGGATGCCATAGTCTCTGTTGTCGCTCTGCATCACCTTCCGGATTTCTGGAAAGTTGTCGCCCTTAAACGCATGTACGACATGCTCAAACCCGGCGGTAGGCTGTTCTTATTCGATGTAGTGTTTTCTTTTTCCATCGGGGAATTTCAAAGCAAATTTGAGAACTGGGTCAGCGGCATGCTTAACAATGTTGGCCAGGAGATGGCTGAGGAAACTATAATTCACATCCGCGACGAATACAGCACCTTTGACTGGCTAATGGATGAAATGATTAAACGAGTAGGCTTTAAAATCGAACAAAAATTCTCTGATTTCCCTTTTTGCTTAACTTACTTAAGTATCCGGCCTTGAGCAGCGCCGCCTTGTTCTCTGAACATCAGCGCCGCCCATGCCGCCGCTCTGGATAATGGGAGTGCTGAATCCTGAAAAAAATCATAAAATGGCCTGGCCGAAAGCGCAGCCTGCCCCCCATTATTTCTTTTTAATAGTCAGGCCAAACAGCCCGGCTAAAAGGGGAAGGCAAATTAGAAATCGCACAGCGAAGACTATTCCTGCTTTTTCCGCCATCAAACCAACCAAACCCACGCCCAAACCTCCAATGCCGATGCCAAAACCGAGCGTCAGCCCGGCCGCTATGGCGGCATTCCCGGTAATAATCTCCTGAGCAACCACAACAGTTACCGAAAAGGACGCCATCAGGCAGGCTCCGGCAAGGATCAGGAACAAGTAATTTAAAGGGCTGCCGGTGTTGAGAAAAAGATAAAAAAGAGGACTGGCTGCAATTAATGAACTGATGATGACAGCCCTTCTTCCGACAAGATCGGAAAGATAACCTCCTGCCAACCCGCCCATTGCGCCTGAAAACAACATCAAAAAAAGCATGCGGCTGCCGCTTAACAGAGAAATATGCTCATGCTGCAGGTAAAGTGGTAAAAAAGCCACCAGGCCGAAATACGCCAGAGAACGGCTGGCAACAACCAACATTACCCTGACCAGATCAGCCCAAACAGTACCCAGAACGGTCCAGATCGGGGGAGGGGACTTTCTCTCGGCAGAAATCCTGGGCGCAGTGAAAAAAAGCTTTATTGCGACAATCACACCCGGGAGAACAAATAGCGGGGTAAGCGCAAGACCGTATTTCTGAGTAAAAGGCACAACAATCAGCGGCGTGAGCGCCCAGCCTATGTTTCCAGCGGAAATAAAAAGAGCCTGAAAAAACCCTTTTCTTTCACCGCTGACAGCTGAAACCATAGAAGATGCCTGTGGGTGAAAGGCAGCCGTGCCAAGTCCAGCCAGGGCAGCAACAAGCAGCAGGAGGGGATAGTTTTTCAGCACACCTACAAGGCTCAACAATACCGCCATCCAAAGGGTGCCTACATAAACCATCCAGCGCTGGCTTTTTTGATCCGTCAGGTAACCCAAAACTGGCTGGAGTATTGAGGATGTGATTGTAAAAGCGGAGATCAGAAAAGCTCCCTTGCTGATACCCAGTCCGGCAGCTACCATAAATGGAAGCAAAGTCTGAATGTAATTCATATACCAATCATTTAAAAGGTGGGCTAATGACAGAAAAACGATTTTGCTTTGGTCCGCATGATTATTATTCAATAGCAATCACTCTCTATTTCAGTCCCAATCAAGAAAACTCATTTTTGTTCCATGTTATTCTGATATTTACAGTTAATCCCAATCTTCAAACCTGCCCGTGCCTTCAAAACCAATAAATCCCGCTATATTGCTCACAAACTCTCTCCCCTGCCATCTTCTTCAAACAAGCGGTCTTACCTCCTGTCTGGTGAGTACCTCCCCGCTCATCTCCCCCGGGCAAAACATTTCGCCCAGGGCTTCAAAAATTCTCCGGACGCCTTCCCTGATCAACTCCCCGGGATAACGGCTGAAGCTGAGGCGGAGCCTGTTCGTCCCGCCGCCGTTGGCAAAAAACGCGTCACTGGGCACAAAAGCCGCCTTTTTCTCGATCGTCCGGGCCAGCAAGGCTCCGGCTTTAACCCCTTCGGGCAGCTTACACCAGAAGTGGTAACCCCCTGCAGGCCGGTTCCACCGGAAACCGGGCGGCGCCAGTTCTTCTAAAGATGCCTGCATTAGATCTCTTTTTACGGCGTACTCCTCTCTTACTCTCATCAAATGCTTTTCAAGCAGTCCCCTTCTGCAGAACTCATTTACTGCCCACTGGGAAAGAGAATTGACGTGAAAGTCATCAAGCTGTTTTGTCATCACCAACTGGCCGGCTAAAACCGGGGGCGCCGCAACCCACCCCAGGCGCAGGCCCGGAAAAAGCATTTTTGAGAACGTGCTGAGGTAGATAACATAACCGTGATTATCCATTGACTTAAGGGAGGGCATCCTTTCACCTTCATAGTAAAGCTCACTATAAGGGTCGTCTTCCAAAATTGGCACGTGGAAGCGGTAGGCCAGCTTTAAAAGTTCCCTGCGCCGTAAAATGCTCATCGTTATTCCGGAGGGATTTTGAAAGGTAGGCAGTGTGTAGATGAACTTAGGATGGTACCGGGAAAGAATCTGCTCCAAAATATCCACCCGCAAACCTTCCTCGTCCAACGGTACGCCAAGTATGCGCGCCCCCGCGGCGGCAAAAACCTGCAGCGCTCCCATGTACGAAGGCTCTTCCACCACCAATGCGTCCCCGGGCTCCAAGAAAACTTTGGCTGCCAAATCCAGTCCCTGCTGTGAACCGGAAAGAACCATGCTATTATCCGGCATGGTCTCCACTCCCCGTTCTTTCAGAAAACCAGCCAGGTATTCACGAAGAGGATAATGGCCGGCAGTCGGCCCGTGCCCAAAAACATAACGCCCTTTTTCACAGATGAGTCCGGACATGATGCTGTTAAATTCTTTTAGAGGATAGAATTCATTGCTGGGCAGCCCCACAGCCAGGGATATGATATCCTCCCTGTTAACCAGATCCAGAATGTTGCTGATTATCGGATTAAACATCCTGGCAGCCTGCCTGCTGTAAAAACTCTTCCAGACCGGGGTCTGAACAGCCAGGTCCGTCTCCTGCCCTTCCTCACCGGGTGGAATAAATTTTACCGTCGTTCCCCTGCCGACATAGGATTCGATCAGTCCGTCAGCTTCCAGTTCACGGTAGGCGTTAACCACTGTACTGCGGTTCACGCCCAGTGCGCCAGCCAGTTCTCTTTCCGGCGGCAGGCGAGAACCTGCCTGCAGGCGCCGGGACAGGATTAACCTCCTGATCTGATTTCTTATTTGAAGGTACAGCGGCGCAGGACTTTTACGATCCAGCTTTATTTCCACAAATTCAGCCTCCAGACTGTTTATTAAACGGGTTCTCAGCGCCGGAGAAAATCCATACCCCACCGGAGGTTTTTCATTGACCTATTAGTTAAAATTCCTTCAAAAGAAGAGCCAGGCGTTTAATTCCTTCTTTGATCTGCGCAGGGGTGGAGTTTGAATAATTAAGACGCATTTTATTTAATCCGCCACCATTGGGATAAAAAGGAGCGCCGGGCACGTAAGCTACATTCTCTTCGACGGCTTTTTTTATAAGCTGCACCGTATCGTAATGTTCCGGCAGAGTGACCCATAAAAACATGCCCCCTTCCGGACTGGTCCAGGCAGCGCCATCCGGAAAGCTGTTTTTTATCTCCTCCAGCATTACATCCCGCCGCCGGCCGTACTCCGTCCTGATGGCCTGAATATGGCCGGACACATCGGAGTTATCCAGGTAGCGCTGGACAGCCCGCTGGACCAGGGTACCCGTATGCAGGTCGGTCCCTTGTTTGGCCAGGGCTAGTTTGCGAATCAGCTCCAGGCCGGCTGCAATCCAGCCAAGCCGTATCCCCGGGGCAATAGTTTTGGAAAAAGTGCTCAAATAGATCACAAAGCCTGACCGGTCAAAGGACTTTAACGGTGGAAGCGTCTCTCCGGCGTATCTTAACTCCCCGTAAGGATCATCTTCAATCAAAGGCGTCTTGTATTTTTCCAGCAAACCGGCAACCGCGCGCCGTCTTTGAAGACTCGTGGTTACACCTGTCGGATTCTTGAATGTAGGTGTCAGGTAGATTAATTTTGGCCTGTTTCTCTTTATAGCCAATTCCAGCGCTTCCACATCAGTGCCTTCGTCATCTGTGGACACAGCCACAAAACGGGTTTGGTAGCTGCGAAAAACCTGCAGCGCCCCCAGGTAGCTCGGCTCCTCGACTAAAACTACATCTCCGGGATTGATAAAAAGCTTCGCCAGCAAATCCAGGGCTTGCTGAGAACCGTTGGTGATCAGGATATTATCCGGCCCTGCGTCTATATTCTTTTCCCTCATCTTAACGCTGACATATTCCCTTAAAGGTAAAAAGCCTTCCGTTGTGCTGTACTGCAGTACAGAAGGGTCGCCACTTTCTAATACATGGCAAAAAGCGTCCCTGATTTCTTTAAGCGGAAATAATTCCGGCGCCGGCATCCCACCCGCAAAAGAGATCATTTCAGGCCGCTCCGTAACCTTCAATATCTCCCGTATAAACGAACTCTCCATATGACTGACCCGTTCGGCAAAAACATAGTCCATACTTATCCCTCCTCGAACCGTATTACTTGAAATAAGAATATTTACCACCCAAGAAACTGACAACAGCCAATTGGCCTATTAATTATACCATCCAAATACACGGGATCAGTGGCCATTTTGTATTCACCTGCCAGGAGCCGGGTCGTCTTTTATTGGATAGTGGACATGCGGGGCGCTCAGCGCTGTATTTTTTAAATACCTTAATAATATTAATTATGATATTATTAATATTAATTATGGTATTGACATACTTAATTGATTGTATTAGGATAGCCTCAGGTAGTAAAACTATAGTAGATAAGGCGGGTGAATAAATGAACTATAAGGCGCCAAATTGCTGCCCCGTCTGCAATCATGATATGACGATCAGCAGCCTCACCTGCAGCCATTGCCAAACGCGGATCGAAGGCAGTTTCACTTCCTGCAGGTTCTGTAAGCTGCCGGTTGAGCAGCAGGAATTCGTTGAGGTCTTTCTTAAATGCCGGGGCAATATAAAGGATGTGGAAAAAGAACTGGGTATCTCCTACCCCACGGTCCGCAACCGTCTGGATGGAGTGATTCAGGCCCTTGGCTACAAAGTACAAAAACAGGATGATGGAGAAGACAAGGTTCAAAAGCAAGAAATACTTGGGGCATTGGAAAAAGGAGAGATTTCCACTCAGGAGGCCGCCAGGCTGCTGAGAAAAGCAGGAAAATAAAGCTATACTATAAAATTAACTTATAGAAGGGATAGATGATCATGAGTGATGAAAAAAGCAGAATCCTGCAGATGTTCCGGAACGGAAAGATTTCTGTTGAGGAAGGCGTAGAACTCCTGGACGCTTTGGATGACACTGTAAACAGGGCCCCAGTCCCGGGGAAAAAACTTGAGGACCGTTTCCTAACTAAGGGTACGTGTGGACGGCGCCAAGGACAAAGTCAACGTCAACATTCCGCTCAGCATGCTGAGAGTAGCTTCCCATTTTGGCAGTATGGCCACGAACTTTATTCCCGACGACGCACGCCGGGAAATGGCGGGAAAGGGGCTGGACATCTCCAAGATTGACTTCGGGGAACTGGTGAACCTCATTGAGCAGGGTCTGGCGAACGGGAAACTGGCCGATATTGAAAGCGAAGATCCGGAAAAGGGAAACACAAGGGTGGGGGTATATGTGGAGTAAACTGCAAAGCCAACTCCTGCTGGTCAGAAATATGGGAAGGTGATGAAGTCGATGTAAGGAAAGTGGAGTAAACTGCAAAGCCAACTCCTGCTGGTCAGAGTATCCCGGGACGGGTTTCGGCGGATTGTTATTCCCGTCCCCCTGTACGTCCCCGACCTGACCCTGGACGCATTCCTTGATCTCGCTTGCCTGCTTGACCTGCTTATTCCGAAGTGGATACGCGGCTTAAAGCGGTGTAACTTGGGCGGAACCGGCGCCGGCCGGATATCTGTAGAATCAATGTTAGCAGGCTGTCTTCAGCTGTTCCGGGAACTGCGAAAGCACGGCAGGTTCCGTTTGGCGGAGGTACGGTCCGCCGGAATCAGGATATTTATAGACTTTTATTAAACCGGGGTGAATTGGATGAACAGACTGATCCTTAAAATCATCGCCAATACGTTTGCCCTGTATGCGGCTGCGCTGGTTTTGCCGTCAGCAGGCCTGAACGGTATATGGGCAGGTCTGTTGGCCGGAACAGTATTAACACTGCTTAACGTTCTTATCCGCCCTTTTCTGCTGCTGATCACCCTGCCAGTCAATATGATCACCCTCGGACTGTTCACGCTGATCATCAACACCTGGATGGTAATGTTGACAGACAAAATTATTCCGGGAGTGACGATTCCGGGATTCTGGCCAACTCTGGCCGCTTCCCTGTTTGTGACATTCGCCAACCTGCTCTTAAACCGTTGGACACATCCCGGACGGGTTGGTGTTTAATCCAACAGCGGAAATGCTTCCAAATGGGGGAAATAAAATGGAAATTTTTGAATTTGACGGTCAAAAATACAAAAAAGCGTCCGGTCACCAAAAAGAGTGGGGAACAAAAATAATTTCCGGTCTGAACCTTGTTGGGAGGGAAAGCATCCTCGATCTTGGCTGCGGCGATGGAGTATTGACCAAACAATTGGCCGGTCTGGTTCCGGACGGCCGTGTATTGGGTATTGACGCATCTGCAGGAATGATTGAAGCTGCAAAAGAGTTAGAAGAAAAAAATTTATCCTTTATGTGTGTAGATATTAATAAGATAGATTTTGATAATGAATTTGATTTGATATTTTCCAATGCCGTTTTGCACTGGGTTAAAGATCATGGGAGACTTATAAAGAATTGCCGGCATGCTTTAAGGCAAAACGGAATATTACGTTTTAATTTTGCTGGAGATGGAAATTGTTCAAATTTTTTTGAGGTCATTACGCAGGTAATGATTGAACCTGCATTCAGTAAATACTATGTTGACTTTGAATGATACTATGTTGACTTTGAATGGCCGTGGTTTATGCCAGGAATAGACGAATACAAAAAAATTATTGGGCAGCACTGTTTCAGTGAAATAATAATTTGGGAAGAAAACGCCGACAGATACTTTAAAAACCAGGACGAAATGATCAAATGGATTGATCAGCCTTCTATTGTCCCGTTCTTAAAGCTTGTTGAAAATGCAGATAAGGAAAATTTCCGAAGCGAAGTATTGCATAGAATGATTGACAAAACCAAACAACCGGATGAAACTTGCTTTGAAACTTTCCGGCGGATAAATGTTTTTGCAAAAAAAAAGCAGGAGATTTCTACATGTTGAACAAAGCGATTGAAATAGCTGCCCGGGCCCATGCCGGGAATGTATACACGGGTGGAGGGATTATTTCATCTGGCGCTGAACCGGGCAGCTTTTCCACGCGCAGCCCTTCCGCAACGCGAGTGGGAGCTCCCTGCCGGTTTATAACAAAGCCCTCGGCGGCCAACATTTCATAGGCCAAGCAGACGGTATTACGGGAAACGGCCAGTTCCTTTGCCAACTGCCGTGTGGAAATAAGCGCCTCACCCGCTCTTAACTGTCCGTTTACGGCTTGGTCCCTGAGTGACTGAGTGACTGATAAATCTGACGCCATAACGGCAGCTCACTTTGCCTGTTTAATTCTATTCCCCACATATTTCTTATCTCCCCCGACTGGACTGCAAAAATCAGCGTTATACTGGCGCTTTACCAGTGCCAGTTCAGCAAATAGAATTTTAACATCCAAACAAATGAAAGAAAAGACTTTCAGGGGGAGTATTCTTGAAAGAATGGAAGGGGCCGGTTTACTTATTTTGCGCTTTCACACTTGCAGGTGCCAGTGTCATCTCGGCGCGGTTTGTCTCCGGCAAGCTGGGAACGTTTACAATCACTGCCGCAAGTATGTTTTTCGCCCTGTTGTTTTTACTGCCGGCTTGTTGGAAAAAGCTTACCGGCATTTTCAGCACTGTGACCGGCATTTTAATAATCCAGGGACTTCTGACACCGGCAAACGCTTTTTCGATGGAACATTTTTGGGGAAATATACTGGTGATTTGCGCTGCGGCATGTGAATCGCTGTTTAGTATTTTTTCGCGCATTTCTGCTTTAAATACTGAGACCAGCCAGAAAGAACCGGTTAGTCCGGTAGTCCAAACCACAATCGTGTCGGCAATCGCCCTGTTTATATGCCTGATCCCCGCCCTGTTTGAACACCCGTTACCGTCACTGGCAGGCATTGGTTTCAAGGAATGGCTGACACTCCTCTGGTACGGCTTGTTTGTAACAGCACTGGCGTTTATTTTCTGGTATGCCGGCATTAAACGGTGCGGGGCGCTTACCGTCGCGGCTTTTTCGGGCATGATGCCTTTTACGTCAATGCTGTTATCCGTCATTTTGTTAAGCGAACACCCGGGATGGCAGCAGTTGTCAGAAGGAATTCTGATCATTGCCGGTATGACTCTAATCGGAAGCAGCAAAGCCAATGCCAGACCCCAAGATTAGTTATTTAGACTTGTTTGCTGACGTAATCGAAGATGCTGGAACAATAACTTTCTTATCAGCTTTTTTCTTCTTTTTTTCCTTTTTCTTGGGACTTTTATCTCCCACTTGTAACACCTCCAATGCCATATTTAAAAAGATATATCAATTTAACCACACCAGATACCTTGGTCAAACCATAATAATTATATCATTTTTAATAAAGTTAGAAACCCTGACCCGTATTTTTTAATACTTTTTCTTAAAACCGCGGTGTAAGCCAGGATTCAAGTAAAAAAAGGAGGTATAATGCAATGGCCGCGTGAGGCAAAAGGAGCAGGCCTGCTATTGTGCCCCTCCCCCGCCGAACAAGAACCATCGCAGCGAGGTAAAGAAGCGGAATGGAAAAACCGGCCAACATAAAAATAATAAGCTACTCCAATGAACAGCAGCAACCCTACAATAATGTTTAAATCCATCAGGCGTCTCCTTTATTTAAAGGACAATAATTATTTTTACATCCTGGACACACTTTCATTAGTATTACTATTAGTGCCAGTATAAAAAGTGCCCAAAAAATAATTGCGACATTAATATATTGCCAAAGCCAAAATTGTGGGAATGCTAAAATAAATACCAGCGGGACTATTACCCCCAAGTAATCCCAAAAGTTGTATCCAATTTCATGTCTTGCCGGAAGGAATTTAGTTATTCTTCCAAATAAATCATGACCGCAATCGTTTACCCTGCAGGGGCACTTGGAACAGAATGAGAATACTAAGACTAATAATCCTATCAAACTAACTCCCATATATACAACACTCATTAAAACCGACTTCAATAATATAATTCGAAACCCAACAATTATAGATATGCTTATTAACACTATACTAAAAACACCATGAAAATGCCTGCCTATGATAATCCTCTCCTTTCAGTCATAATTACTGCAATAACATAGGTTACCTGCTATTTTTGCTGAGTTTGTATATTGTTCTTCTTAACCCTGTATATAGTAAGAGCAATAACCAGCAAAACAGCAATAGTAATATCCTGAAACGCTAAAATAGAGTCAAAGGCGCCTTCAATAATTCTGAAGAAAAAAGGCGGATTGAAGTAAAACCGGCAAATAACGAGGCTGCTATTGAGGTAAGTAATAATCATACTAACTAACGGAATCATGTAAATAACAGCCAGATATTTGAAAATATTGTTTTCATAAATCCTGATAAAAGACAGGCACAAGAAAAAGCCGGGGAGTTTAATAATTATGGCGACAGTAAAAATAAAACAAATGATTATTCCAATTGCACCCATAGGAGCAGCACCCACCACAAGTATTAAGAATATCATGTTTATAAGAAACAGCGCTGCGATAATAACCAGCCATAACAGCCCCTTA encodes:
- a CDS encoding EamA family transporter, with protein sequence MKEWKGPVYLFCAFTLAGASVISARFVSGKLGTFTITAASMFFALLFLLPACWKKLTGIFSTVTGILIIQGLLTPANAFSMEHFWGNILVICAAACESLFSIFSRISALNTETSQKEPVSPVVQTTIVSAIALFICLIPALFEHPLPSLAGIGFKEWLTLLWYGLFVTALAFIFWYAGIKRCGALTVAAFSGMMPFTSMLLSVILLSEHPGWQQLSEGILIIAGMTLIGSSKANARPQD